From a single Phragmites australis chromosome 7, lpPhrAust1.1, whole genome shotgun sequence genomic region:
- the LOC133924340 gene encoding glutathione hydrolase 1-like isoform X2, whose amino-acid sequence MAARRPQWAPATTALLLFLLLAAGAAAGERREVVTSPRGAVAADDGRCSRIGRDALRDGGSAVDAAVSTALCLGVVSPASSGVGGGAFMLVRLDDGTAVAYDARETAPLAASKDMYGGNETLKAKGALSIAVPGEIAGLYEAWKRHGKLPWKRLVMPASRLALAFRISPYLRMQMEATRDGILGNRGIRAVYAPDGDILKVGDVCRNVELARTLRAVAEHGPSAFYHGSVGAQLVKDVREAGGIITMEDLNKYQVKVRRPLSESVMGLQVVTMPPPSAGGAGMMLVLNILSQYGIPSGFSGSLGIHRLIESFKHYFAVKMNLADPDFVNVSEVVSDMMSPKFAAELKKTIYDNMTFDPKHYGGRWNILQDHGTSHLSIVDSERNAVSMTSTVNSYFGSLILSPSTGILLNNEMDDFSMPANTSANSPPPAPANFVSPLKRPLSSMAPTIVLKDGKLKAAVGASGGSMIPAATIEVFLNHFVKSMDPLSSVMAPRVYHQLIPNVVQYENWTTVIGDHFELDAATRADLQKRGHVLKPLAGGTISQFVVHNVEHYGDLTAVSDPRKGGFPAGY is encoded by the exons ATGGCTG CTCGACGGCCCCAATGGGCACCGGCCACCACcgcgctcctcctcttcctcctcctcgctgcgggagcggcggcgggggagcgtAGGGAGGTGGTGACCTCCCCGCGAGGCGCCGTGGCGGCGGACGACGGGCGGTGCTCGAGGATAGGGCGCGACGCGCTCCGCGATGGCGGCAGCGCCGTGGATGCCGCCGTCAGCACGGCGCTCTGCCTCGGCGTCGTCAGCCCGGCGTCAAGCggggtcggcggcggcgccttcATGCTCGTCAGGCTCGACGACGGCACGGCCGTCGCGTACGACGCCCGCGAAACCGCGCCCCTCGCCGCCTCCAAG GACATGTACGGTGGCAATGAGACGCTGAAAGCAAAGGGTGCACTCTCCATAGCAGTCCCAGGCGAGATCGCTGGCCTGTACGAGGCATGGAAGCGCCACGGCAAGCTCCCATGGAAGCGTCTCGTCATGCCAGCATCCAGGCTTGCGCTGGCGTTCAGGATATCTCCCTACCTGCGGATGCAGATGGAGGCCACCAGAGACGGCATTCTTGGCAACAGGGGGATCCGAGCCGTGTACGCCCCGGACGGGGACATCCTCAAGGTCGGGGACGTGTGCCGCAACGTGGAGCTCGCGAGGACGCTGAGGGCCGTCGCGGAGCACGGGCCGAGCGCGTTCTACCATGGTTCGGTTGGCGCTCAGCTTGTGAAGGATGTCAGGGAGGCTGGGGGGATCATAACGATGGAGGATCTGAATAAGTACCAGGTCAAGGTGCGGCGGCCGCTGTCGGAAAGCGTGATGGGGCTTCAGGTGGTGACTATGCCTCCGCCGTCGGCCGGTGGTGCCGGGATGATGCTT GTTCTGAACATCCTTTCACAGTATGGAATTCCTTCTGGTTTTTCTGGCTCTCTTGGGATCCATCGCCTTATTGAATCCTTCAAACATTACTTTGCCGTAAAGATGAATCTTGCCGATCCTGACTTTGTGAATGTTAGTGAGGTTGTATCTGATATGATGTCCCCCAAATTTGCTGCTGAGCTGAAGAAAACCATTTACGACAACATGACATTCGACCCTAAACATTATGGTGGAAG GTGGAACATCCTTCAGGACCATGGAACCAGCCACTTGTCCATCGTCGACAGCGAGCGAAACGCGGTTTCGATGACCAGCACCGTCAACTCGTACTTCGGATCCCTGATCCTGTCCCCAAGCACAGGCATTTTGCTCAACAACGAGATGGATGACTTCTCCATGCCGGCGAACACGTCTGCCAATTCTCCACCTCCAGCTCCCGCCAATTTCGTCAGCCCTTTGAAACGGCCGCTCTCTTCTATGGCTCCGACCATAGTCCTCAAG GATGGCAAGCTGAAGGCAGCAGTCGGTGCCAGTGGTGGCAGCATGATCCCTGCTGCAACGATCGAGGTGTTCCTGAACCATTTCGTCAAAAGCATGGATCCATTGTCGTCTGTCATGGCGCCAAGAGTGTATCACCAG CTGATCCCGAATGTGGTCCAGTACGAGAACTGGACGACGGTGATCGGCGACCACTTCGAGCTCGACGCCGCGACGAGGGCCGACCTGCAGAAGAGAGGCCACGTCCTCAAGCCGCTCGCCGGGGGCACCATAAGCCAGTTCGTGGTGCACAACGTCGAGCACTACGGCGACCTTACCGCCGTGAGTGACCCGAGAAAGGGAGGCTTCCCGGCCGGTTACTGA
- the LOC133924340 gene encoding glutathione hydrolase 1-like isoform X1, with translation MAGKPARRPQWAPATTALLLFLLLAAGAAAGERREVVTSPRGAVAADDGRCSRIGRDALRDGGSAVDAAVSTALCLGVVSPASSGVGGGAFMLVRLDDGTAVAYDARETAPLAASKDMYGGNETLKAKGALSIAVPGEIAGLYEAWKRHGKLPWKRLVMPASRLALAFRISPYLRMQMEATRDGILGNRGIRAVYAPDGDILKVGDVCRNVELARTLRAVAEHGPSAFYHGSVGAQLVKDVREAGGIITMEDLNKYQVKVRRPLSESVMGLQVVTMPPPSAGGAGMMLVLNILSQYGIPSGFSGSLGIHRLIESFKHYFAVKMNLADPDFVNVSEVVSDMMSPKFAAELKKTIYDNMTFDPKHYGGRWNILQDHGTSHLSIVDSERNAVSMTSTVNSYFGSLILSPSTGILLNNEMDDFSMPANTSANSPPPAPANFVSPLKRPLSSMAPTIVLKDGKLKAAVGASGGSMIPAATIEVFLNHFVKSMDPLSSVMAPRVYHQLIPNVVQYENWTTVIGDHFELDAATRADLQKRGHVLKPLAGGTISQFVVHNVEHYGDLTAVSDPRKGGFPAGY, from the exons ATGGCTGGTAAGCCTG CTCGACGGCCCCAATGGGCACCGGCCACCACcgcgctcctcctcttcctcctcctcgctgcgggagcggcggcgggggagcgtAGGGAGGTGGTGACCTCCCCGCGAGGCGCCGTGGCGGCGGACGACGGGCGGTGCTCGAGGATAGGGCGCGACGCGCTCCGCGATGGCGGCAGCGCCGTGGATGCCGCCGTCAGCACGGCGCTCTGCCTCGGCGTCGTCAGCCCGGCGTCAAGCggggtcggcggcggcgccttcATGCTCGTCAGGCTCGACGACGGCACGGCCGTCGCGTACGACGCCCGCGAAACCGCGCCCCTCGCCGCCTCCAAG GACATGTACGGTGGCAATGAGACGCTGAAAGCAAAGGGTGCACTCTCCATAGCAGTCCCAGGCGAGATCGCTGGCCTGTACGAGGCATGGAAGCGCCACGGCAAGCTCCCATGGAAGCGTCTCGTCATGCCAGCATCCAGGCTTGCGCTGGCGTTCAGGATATCTCCCTACCTGCGGATGCAGATGGAGGCCACCAGAGACGGCATTCTTGGCAACAGGGGGATCCGAGCCGTGTACGCCCCGGACGGGGACATCCTCAAGGTCGGGGACGTGTGCCGCAACGTGGAGCTCGCGAGGACGCTGAGGGCCGTCGCGGAGCACGGGCCGAGCGCGTTCTACCATGGTTCGGTTGGCGCTCAGCTTGTGAAGGATGTCAGGGAGGCTGGGGGGATCATAACGATGGAGGATCTGAATAAGTACCAGGTCAAGGTGCGGCGGCCGCTGTCGGAAAGCGTGATGGGGCTTCAGGTGGTGACTATGCCTCCGCCGTCGGCCGGTGGTGCCGGGATGATGCTT GTTCTGAACATCCTTTCACAGTATGGAATTCCTTCTGGTTTTTCTGGCTCTCTTGGGATCCATCGCCTTATTGAATCCTTCAAACATTACTTTGCCGTAAAGATGAATCTTGCCGATCCTGACTTTGTGAATGTTAGTGAGGTTGTATCTGATATGATGTCCCCCAAATTTGCTGCTGAGCTGAAGAAAACCATTTACGACAACATGACATTCGACCCTAAACATTATGGTGGAAG GTGGAACATCCTTCAGGACCATGGAACCAGCCACTTGTCCATCGTCGACAGCGAGCGAAACGCGGTTTCGATGACCAGCACCGTCAACTCGTACTTCGGATCCCTGATCCTGTCCCCAAGCACAGGCATTTTGCTCAACAACGAGATGGATGACTTCTCCATGCCGGCGAACACGTCTGCCAATTCTCCACCTCCAGCTCCCGCCAATTTCGTCAGCCCTTTGAAACGGCCGCTCTCTTCTATGGCTCCGACCATAGTCCTCAAG GATGGCAAGCTGAAGGCAGCAGTCGGTGCCAGTGGTGGCAGCATGATCCCTGCTGCAACGATCGAGGTGTTCCTGAACCATTTCGTCAAAAGCATGGATCCATTGTCGTCTGTCATGGCGCCAAGAGTGTATCACCAG CTGATCCCGAATGTGGTCCAGTACGAGAACTGGACGACGGTGATCGGCGACCACTTCGAGCTCGACGCCGCGACGAGGGCCGACCTGCAGAAGAGAGGCCACGTCCTCAAGCCGCTCGCCGGGGGCACCATAAGCCAGTTCGTGGTGCACAACGTCGAGCACTACGGCGACCTTACCGCCGTGAGTGACCCGAGAAAGGGAGGCTTCCCGGCCGGTTACTGA